Sequence from the Gemmatimonadaceae bacterium genome:
GATCGGGGCCGGTGAAATACGACTGACTGAACAGCGCACCTGCGAGAAGAAGAGATGTATCTATTGTAGAGAGCTCCACCTGCTCGAACCGCTTTCCTGTCTCCATGTTGAGGAAGTGGTAGAAGAAACCCTTGTATCCGCTGACGTTCGTTGCCTCCGGTCCCTGCGGTGCCCGGTACATGAAACGCAGCGTGTTCAGCGTCCGCTCGGCCGCTTGTTCGCGCGTGACATATTTGTGCTCGACGCCGACGGGATAGGCGGTCAGCGCGAATCCGATGGCGGCGACGCTGGAGAAGCTCTTGGTGGGCCAGCGATCGGGACTCAGACCTGTCGTGTGATCGCTCCGTTCCCAGAACCAGGCGAACGTGCGCTGCTGGAGCGTATCGAGGAACGCCTGCTGGCGTGGGGTAATCTGCGCCGACGGTTGTGTCGGCGGCGGAGCGACGGGACCGACCTGCGTCGCCGTGCAGCCAGCGGCGACGAGCAGCAGAGTGAGCGGCAGCCGCTCGAATGCCTTACGAAAACGACTCATGTGGCGATCTCCATCTGGCCGCGGTCGCAAAAATCAGAGGAGCGGCCGCAGGGCACCGTAATCGGTACCCTGCGGCAAAGAAGCTAGAAGTTCAATTCTGCACCCAGCTGGTACCTCCGTGCGTCGGTGACAATGCAGTCGGGACTGCCGAAGTCCTTATCGCTTCTATTGCCGGTCTTGTAGCAACCGAAGTTGTCGCGGTTCAACGCGTTGAAAAGGTCGAGCGTTATGCCAAATGCCGTCGTCGTTCGCCCGAAGCTTGGGAAGTCCTTCCGGAACCGCAGATCGAGGTTCCGATAAGGGAACGTGCCCGGCACAGTGAAGCCTCCGCGTTCCCACTGATTGCCTGTAGTTCCCTCTCCACAGAACCGTTTCGGACATCCGATGTCCATCTTGTACTTGCCGCCGAGCGTCAACAGCCCGGAGAACTGAATCCCGAAGGCGTACGGTAGATCCGTGATCCAGTTGGCAACGACGCGCTGTTTCTCATCGTTGGACGGGTGCTTCGGAATGCTCAAGGCGTTGGGGAAAGCGAAGTCATCGTTGAGACCGTCGACACCCTGCACCGAGCGATTGGCGTAGGTGTACGCCAAGCCGACGCCCCAACCGATCGAGCTCTCGGAAACGCGCTGGTACGGCCGATCCACCTGGACCTGGATGGCATCGTACCATGTCTTCTTGTCGTTGGTCGAATAGATGAAGTTGCTGAAGCCGTGTGCGCCGATGTTGAAGTCGCGGCAGCACCGTCCGTCCGGATTGACGCCGACGTTCGCCCAGTTAAGCACCATCTGGTCCTCGCCCTCCACATTCGCGTACGTGGCGGAGATCGCGAAATCGCCAAGAAGCTGACGGATACCCACGTTCATCTGCGTCGAGTACGGCACCTTCGCCTCGCTGTCGATCAGCCAGGCCTCCGGCCGGCCCGAAGAGTGGACCAGCGCATCCAGAGTTGCCTTGTCGGCACTGAGATAGGTATCGCTCCACGCCACCTGCCCCGCGCCAGGCGCTACCCCCTTGGGCGCGAACCGCACCGTGAACTCGGGATGGCTCAGCTTCAGCTTCTCGTCTACCGCATAGAGATCGAACGGTATGCGATCGTAGTAAATGCCCCAGCCGCCGAAGACCGTCGTTCTGCTGTTCTTATCGACCGCGTAGGAGAAGCCGAGACGCGGTTGAACGGCGCCATAGAAGGGCTTGCGATTGCTTCCCGTGCTGATGTAGCGGCTCAGATCGAGTGGAGTGATGAGTTGACTGTTGTAGCGGGTAAGCGTGTCCACGACCATCTGTGGTGTCACGTAATCGCGGTTCAGCATGTGGGACTCATAGTCCCATCGTACGCCTACATTGAACGTCAGCCGCGGGACCGGGCTCCAATCGTCCTGCAGGTAGACGCCGAGCTGATTGTTGCTCGTATTCAAATTTCCGTCGCCTGTGCCGTACACCAGCTGAAACGGCGACCGGAAGCCGTAGTTCACCCCGTTTTCGATATTGCTGTACACGAACTCGGGCGTGTTCCGGTTGCCTTTGAAGATGTCGTACTTCACGAAGTCGAGGCTCATACCACCCTTGACGATGTGCTCTCCGGCCATCTGGAATCCGGAGTAGGTGACGTCGTCACGCAGGCCAAGCCGCTTCTGTATGAAGTCCTGAGTGCTGAGGTTGCTGCCGATTCGTGCTTCACCATTCGGGTAGAAGATCAGGCGCGAAGGCATTCCCGGAGTATTGGGTGCCGGATTACGGCGGAAGCGCGAGTAGTCGACCTTCGCTTCGTTGAGCAGTGGTCCGGAGAAGTAATTGTACTTCAGCTGCCCGATGGAAACGTTCTGTCGGAAGTCCACCGCGGACTGGAATCCGACGTTTCCGCCGAAGTCCCGCACATCCGTCTCGTTACGATGGCTGAAGCTGAGCTCGGCCGAGGACTTGTCACTGATGGCGTCGGTCAGCTTGCCGAAAAGCAGCGTCTCACGGAAAGGTGACGTGAAGTTGCCGTTGTACTGTGTGAGATTGACCGAGTCCAGCGCCGCGATCCCGGTCGGGGGAGTGGCGAAGCTCACGCGGTTTGCGCGGTCCTGGTAATTCCCCTCGTACGAACCGAAGACGTGAATCTTGTCCTTGATAATGGGACCGCCCCCACTCAGGGCGGCGAGAGTTCGCTTGTAGTCAGGCTTCTTGAACGCCGGATTATTGTTCTTGTCGCGGCGCTGGAAGCTGTCGAGCCCTACCATGCCTTTGTTCTGGAAGCCGAACAACGCATTGCCAGTCCAGGTGTTGCCTCCCGACTTCGTCGTCGCCGTAATGATGGCGCTGGAGGCTTTCTGGTATTCGGCTTTGAAATTCTGACTGATGACCCGGTACTCCTGGATCGCGTTGCGCGGGAATGGATTACCGCGGCTTGCGTCCTGGCCGGCGACGCCACCGGCAGTCAGATCGTTCTTGAGGCTGGTGCCGTCAACGAAGAGGTTGACCGAGTTCGCCGACTGACCGCCAGCCGAGAAAGTTCTGAACTGTCCGTTGACTCGATCTTCCGTGACCGTGATGCCAGGGGTAAGCGCGGCGAGGTCGAGAAAGTTGCGACTCGGAGTCGGCAGCTTTTCGATCTGCGCCTGCGTCACGTTGGTGGCCACCTCGGAGGTGCGGGTCTCGACGGTGGGCGCCGCCTGAATGAGCACCGTCTCAAGCTGCGCCGCCTGCTCCGAGAGGGAGAAGTCCTGGATCTGTGTCGCACCGATCTGAACGACCACGACCCGCGTTTGCGGCGCACTGCCTATCCGGCGAATGGTCATTTCGTACGTCGCCGGGGCAAGGCCGGCCAGAGTGTAGGAGCCGTCGTCTCGGGTCATGGTGCCCCGCTGCACTCCGGTCGCGGGGTTTCTCAGCTGGATCTGCGCGCTGCTCACGGCGGTTCCGCCGGAGGTCACTGATCCTCGAATGGTGCCGGTAGTGGTCTGCGCAAAGGCACTGGCCGCCGTCAGGGTGACGAGAGCAATGACCGCGAGTGCGACCGCTCGACAAAATCGCTGCAGCTTGAACTTGTCCGTAATCATTTACGTATCTCCGGTTGTTGTGGTGTTGCAACGAGCCATCTGCGTTCACGAGCGAGGGACTTCAGCGCGGTTTTCCGACGTGACGAATCGGGGGCGGTCGCTCGGCGTATGGCGCGCCGGTTGATCGGCGGACGACGAGCTCGGTGGGCACGCGCACGTGCTGGCGTGCGTGCTCGTTCTTGTGTGTGATCGCATGGAGCAGGATCTCGACAGCCCGCGCTCCAAGATCCGAGATGGGGACCCTGACCGACGAGAGCGGGGGATCCATGTAGCGCGCGAGCGGGATGTCGTCGAATCCTGCGACAGCCATGTCCTCTGGGACGCGCACGCCCGACTCCCGAAGCGCACTCAGCGCCCCTATCGCCATCGAGTCGTTCGCTGCGAAGATCGCGGTGGGGCGGGGCTTCGCCGCAAGGAGCTCCAGAGTGGCGGCGTATCCGCCGGCTTCGGTAAAGTCTCCGTCGAGCTCGAGCGATCGCTCCGGCGCAATGCCCGCCTCACGCAGCGCAGTGCGATATCCTCGCAGTCTCTCGGCAGCGTCGTAGTTCCCGGGCGCACCCTTGATGATCGCGATTCGCCGGTGGCCAAGTGAGATCAGGTGTCTGACCATCTCGCGGGCGCCGCGAGAATTCTGGATGATGACGGAATCGGCGTCATGGCCTATTGACGCGGAGCAGAGGAGGACGACGGGCAGGCTGGCGGGAACGTTGAGGAGCGAATCGGCGTTGATGTCAGGTGACATCAGCAGTACGCCGTCAACGCGCCCGCGCATGGCGCGCATGGCTTCCTCGGTCTCGGTGCGGCCCTCCCAGGAGCGTGAGACGAGAATGTGATAGCCGCTGCGGCGGGCAGTGAGATCGATCCCGTGGATCAGCTCGGAGAAGAACTCGCCAAAGAGGTCAGGGAGCAGCACGCCGAGCGTGTTTGTCCGGTTGGTGATCAGGCTGCGTGCTCCGCCGTGGGGTGCGTAGCGAAGAGCGGTGGCGACGTCCCTTATCCGGCGGGCGGTCTCCGCGCGCACGACTGCCGCGTCGTTGAAGACGCGGGACACGGTCGCTACGGATACGGAGGCCTCTCGTGCAACGTCCTTTATTGTTGCCATCGCCCCACGGGTTGACGGACAGGCCAGAATGTAATCGTTTACATCCGGACGCGTAAGAAGTTTTTTTTCAACCCTCTCTGCCCGGGCTATCAGAAGACCATCCTCGTCAACGCGCTCCCTTGACGGGGACCCCGCGGTCCGGATGCTGGACACGGCCAATACGCCGCTGCCGAGGATCGCGGTCCTCGGCCAGGTTCCTTATACCACCATCGTGAGCGGTGCCGGGAGTGGGGTGAGCCGACACGGCGACATCGCGGTTAATCGGTGGAGAAACGACAGCACACGCGACGCCTACGGACAGTGGTGCTATCTGAGGGACGTGCGGACGGGGAGAATCTGGTCCGCGGGTCATCAGCCGGTCTGCGCGGACTCTTCCTGGTACCGCGTGGCGCTGGCGAATGACCGTGTGACGTTTCACCGCCGCGATGGGAGCTTCGAGACTCTTACCGAGATAGTCGTCGTTCCCGGCGCGCCCGCCGAAGCGCGGCGGGTCGTCGTCTCGAACCTGTCGGACGCCGAGACGGAGATCGAGCTCACGAGCTATCAGGAGATCGTGCTGGCACCGCCTGTCTCCGACCGGGGACACCGCGCGTTCGGCAACCTGTTCGTGCAGACGGAGTGGCTGCCCGGGAGCGGATCCATTCTCGCCATGCGGCGGCCGCGCTCGGCGAAGGACAAGCCGGCGTGGTGCGGTCACACCATCGCGGCGGGCAGCGTCGGCAGCAGCTCGATCAGCTGCGAGACCGATCGTGCGCGTTTCATCGGGCGCGGACGCTCGTCGCGGAATCCAGTCGCGATGGACAATCCCGGCGAACTGTCGGGTACTGTCGGCGCGGTGCTCGATCCGGTTGTCGCATTGAGGACGAGGCTGCTCATTCCCGCTGGCGAGTCGGCGCGAGTCATCTTCACGACCTTCGTCGCCGAGAAGCGCGATGAGGCGGTGCGGCTCGCCGGTTTCTATCATGTCATGGGCGATGCGGAGAGAGCATTCGATCTCTCTGCTGCGGAGGGAGAGCGGGAGCTTGGCGAGCTGGGTATCACTGCCGTCGCTGCGGCCGCGTATCAGGATATGGCTGGCGTGCTGCTCTACGGATCGCCTCCAGCGGGCGCGCTCGCGGCAGGACGCGGGGACGACGAACCGGGACGGGCTGAGCTCCTCGCGATGGGGATCACCGGGGAGTGGCCGATCCTCCTTGCAACCGTACAGACACTGGACGGCGTAGCTCGCGTGACGGAGCTCCTCACGTTGCATCGGTACTGGCGGTGCAAGGGAATCGCCTGCGATCTCGTCATTCTCTGCGGGGTGGCTCAGAGCGATCAGCAGCTGAAGGATGAGGTCGTCTCGATCGTGATCGCGTCCGGTGAAAGCGACCTGCTCGATCAGCCGCGGGGCGTGTTCGTCCGCCGAAGCGACGCGCTCCGGCCGAAGGACGTCGAGCTGCTGGGGTCGAGCGCGCGGATTCGAGTGGACTGCAGCGGACCGACAATGATCGAGATCGCCGATGGCTGATCGGGAGGATGCGAGCTTGCCCGGTCTGGCGTGCTTCAACGGGCTGGGCGGATTCAATGCTCGAGGGGAATATGAGATCAGGCTGAGCGGCGAGCAGCTTCCTCCCGCTCCGTGGACGAACGTGATCGCCAATCCCTCGGGCGGCTTTCTCGCGAGCGAAAGCGGAGCCGGCCCGACCTGGGCGGTCAACAGCAGCTTTTTCCGCCTCACTCCGTGGGAAAATGATCCGGTTTCGGATCCTCCGGGGGAATGCATATATCTGCGCGACGACGACAGCGGCGACATATGGACGGCCACGCCGGCGCCGATTCGCGAGACGACGCGCTACACGACGCGTCACGGCGCCGGCTACTCGGTCTTCGAGCACACTCACGACGGAATCGTGACGAATCTCCGCGTGGGGATGCCGGAAGCCGACACCGTGAAAATCCAGGTGCTGTCCCTCACGAATTCGGGACCGCATTCCCGGAGAATCACGATCACCAGCTACGTCGAGTGGGTGCTGGGCATAGACCGCGAGAGGACGCAGGGCCACGTGCGGATCGAGATGCTGCCCGACAGGAGTATCATGCTTGCATCGAACACTTTCGAGGCGGAGCTGGCGAGTCAGGTGGCATTCTCGGTCCTGGGTGAACGGTTGTCGGCATTCTCCGCCGATCGCAGGAGCTTCATCGGGCGCAACGGAGCGCTCTCATCTCCAGCAGCGCTTCGGCGTGACGGCCTCGACGGAAGCGTCGACGGTGTTGCCGACCCGTGTGCCGCGCTGCAAACGCGTCTCGAGCTCGTGCCCGGCGAGACGCGCGAGGTAACCATTTTGCTGGGCTCCGGGAATGGCCGAGAAGAGGCGCTCACGCTGGCGGAGCGATACAGGGCGCCGTGCGATGCGAATGCCGCTCTCGATCGGTCGGCGGCGGGATGGCGTACCCGACTGGGCACGATCCGGGTGACGACGCCGGAGCCGACGTTCGATCTCATCCTGAATGAGTGGTCGTTGTATCAGGCATTGTCCTGCAGGATGTGGGGCAGAATCGCGTTGTACCAGTCGAGCGGGGCGTTCGGATTCAGGGACCAGCTCCAGGACGTGATGGCGTTCGTTTACGCGGAGCCGCGCCTCGCCCGCGATCATATCGTCCACGCTTCGTCCAGGCAGTTCGAGGAAGGCGACGTTCAGCACTGGTGGCATCCACACAGCGGAAGGGGCGTACGGACGCGTTTCGCGGATGACCTGATCTGGCTGCCCTACGTGGTCAATCATTACATGCGAGTCGTTGGTGATACTTCGATCCTGGACGAGAGAACCCCGTACCTGAAATCGAGGCTCCTTCAATCGGACGAAGACGAGCTGTACGAGGTGCCCGATGTCTCGGAGTGCGTCGAATCGGTCTACGATCACTGCGTGAGGGCGCTTAGGCGCGCGTGCACCGTGGGCGCGCACGGGCTTCCGCTGATCGGTGGCGGCGACTGGAATGATGGGATGAACCGGGTGGGCAAAGAGGGGAAGGGCGAGAGCGTATGGCTCGCCTGGTTTCTCTGCATGACGCTGCGAGAATTCGCCGGCCACTCGAGGGCGCGAGGCGATCACGTGGCCGCGGATGAATTCACGGCGCTGGCAAATTCGTACAACGAGGCGGTGGAAAGGACGTCGTGGGATGGAGCCTGGTACCGGCGTGCCTATTACGACGACGGTGCACCTCTGGGCTCGCGTGACAACGCGGAATGCAGGATTGACTCGATCGCGCAGAGCTGGAGCGTTATCTCGGGGGCAGGCGAACCCGATCGCGCCGTTATGGCCATGCAATCGTTCGACGAACATCTCGTGCGTGACGACGCGCGCCTGCTGATGCTGCTGACGCCTCCTTTCGACCGGGGGGCGCACGACCCGGGGTACATCCAGGGGTACCTTCCCGGCGTACGCGAGAATGGAGCCCAGTATACTCACGCGGCATTGTGGGCAGTGCTTGCCACCGCGATGCTCGGCAAGGGAGACCGGGCGTTCGAGCTCTACCAGATGATCAATCCGGTGACCCACGCGTTGAGCCCGGAGGCGGTTTCCATCTACAAGGTAGAGCCCTACGTCGTCGCCGCCGATGTGTACACGGCCGAGGGACATCTTGGGCGCGGAGGGTGGACCTGGTACACGGGCTCTGCCAGCTGGCTTTATCGCGTGGGACTCGAGGCAATCCTCGGGTTCACCAAACGCGGAGGCACATTGAGCGTGGATCCGTGCATTCCCTCAGTCTGGCGGGAGTTTGCGCTCGAGTACCGGCATGGAGGGACATCATACTCGATCACCGTCAGGAATCCGGACGGGGTGCAGCGCGGTGTGGCTTCGACGACTGTCGGCGGCGTCCGGATCGAAGGCCCGATCGAACTGGTGGACGATGGCCGCCGTCGCGAGGTGGTCGTAACACTCGGGCGGTGAAACGGCCGGCCCGTCTCGCTGAAGGTCAGTCGATTTCCATCACTCTTCGGCCATGAACGGGTACCTGTAATCCGTCGGCGGAGAAAAGGTCTCCTTGATGTTCCGCGCGCTCACCCAGCGGGTGAGGTTGAGCTTCGATCCCGCCTTGTCGTTCGTCCCCGATCCGCGGGCGCCGCCGAAAGGTTGCTGGCCCACCACTGCGCCAGTGGGTTTGTCGTTCACGTAGAAGTTTCCGGCAGCATTGCGCAAAGCCACCGAAGCAGTGCGCACCGCGGCGCGATCGCGCGAGAACACCGCGCCGGTGAGCGCGTACGGCGACGTCCGGTCAACCGTCTCCAGCGTCTCCTCCCACTTGGCATCGGGATAGACATGCGCAGTAACGACGGGCCCGAAGATCTCCTCGCAGAGAAGCTTGTACGCCGGATCGCGCGTCTCGATGAGAGTCGGTTCGATGAAGTATCCATCGTCGCCGTGCGCTCCGCCGCCGGCGATGATCCTTGCGTTGGCGCGGCCGTGCGTTATGTACTCGCCGATCTTGTCGAACGCTTTCCTGTCGATCACCGCACCCATGAAGTTGCGGAAATCGGCGGGGTCGCCCATCCTGATCTCCTCCATGATCGCGACGGTGCGGTCGCGCACTTCGGGCCAGATTGACTCCGGCACGTAGATACGGCTCGCCGCCGAGCATTTCTGGCCCTGGTACTCGAATCCGCCTCTGGCTATCGCGACTGAGAGAGCGATGGGATCGGCCGAAGGGTGCGCGACGATGAAGTCCTTGCCGCCTGTCTCGCCGACGATGCGCGGATACGACCGATAATTTGACATGCTCGCCCCGATCGTCTTCCACATGCTGTTGAAGACACCGGTGCTTCCGGTGAAATGCACCCCGGCGAGATCGCGGTGTGCGAGCAGCTTGTCGGAGATCATCGCCGCGTCGCCGGGGACGAAGTTGATCACACCCGGCGGAAGTCCCGCTTCCTCGAGCAGCTTCATCAGGTAGTACGCGCTGAGCGTGGCGCTCGACGCGGGCTTCCAGATCACCGTGTTCCCCATCAGCGCCGGCGCGGTGGGGAGATTCCCCGCGATGGAGGTGAAGTTGAACGGCGTCACCGCGTAGACGAATCCTTCGAGACCGCGGTAGTCGAGCTGGTTCCACATGCTGTGATCGGACAGCGGCTGCTCGTCGTAGAGCTGCTGCGCGTAGTACGGATTGAACCGCCAGAAGTCTATCAGCTCGCATGCGGCGTCAATCTCCGCCTGAAACGCCGTCTTCGACTGGCCGAGCATGGTGGCGGAGTTGATCGTCGCGCGCCACGTAGTGGTGAGGAGCTCGGCCGCCTTGAGGAATACCGCGGCGCGATCCTCCCACGACCAGTTGGCCCAGTCGTGCTGCGCTTCGCGCGACGCGGCGATCGCGGCATCCACATCAGCGGCGGTGGCCTTGTGCCAGTCGGCAAGAACATGATGGTGATCGTGCGGCATCACCGACTGTGCCACATCTCCATTTCGCGCCTCACGTCCGCCGATGATACACGGAACGTCCGGCTTCTCGTGCGACATGGAGCGAAGGCGGTCCTTGAGCGCGGTGCGCTCGGGAGATCCGGGTGCGTAGCTCTTCACCGGCTCGTTCACCGGGGGCGGCACGCGGCGATTGCCGTTGAATCCGGAGACGACGCTCGTTGCGGGGGAGTGGGTGGAGGCGGTCATGCTCGTGGTCCTCTGTTGTGGTGCCGATGTGCTCTCAAAGATACCAGTCGCGGGAGTGGCGGCGAACCTCCGTGCATCATTCGCCGCGCGCCGAATAGCTTTAGGGATGCGAAGAACAGCCGGCGGCCTTCTGTTCACCGTCGTCCTCGCCGCGTGCGGCGGAGAGGCGGTGCAGTGGAGCGACATCGTCTACAGCGGCGCGCCCCCGGAGCCGCTGGACGCTCCGGCTGAGACCGTCGAGCCGTCGCTCGCCGCGGGAGCGTGTCGCGCATCGCTTCGGATCGCGTCGGCGGGCGGTGATTCGTTCGCTACATGGTGGCAGGTGCGCCAGGATTCGAGCGTGATGCTGATGGTGTCCCGCGCGGAGCGCGAGCCTGGCGTCGCGTGGTCTCC
This genomic interval carries:
- a CDS encoding TonB-dependent receptor produces the protein MITDKFKLQRFCRAVALAVIALVTLTAASAFAQTTTGTIRGSVTSGGTAVSSAQIQLRNPATGVQRGTMTRDDGSYTLAGLAPATYEMTIRRIGSAPQTRVVVVQIGATQIQDFSLSEQAAQLETVLIQAAPTVETRTSEVATNVTQAQIEKLPTPSRNFLDLAALTPGITVTEDRVNGQFRTFSAGGQSANSVNLFVDGTSLKNDLTAGGVAGQDASRGNPFPRNAIQEYRVISQNFKAEYQKASSAIITATTKSGGNTWTGNALFGFQNKGMVGLDSFQRRDKNNNPAFKKPDYKRTLAALSGGGPIIKDKIHVFGSYEGNYQDRANRVSFATPPTGIAALDSVNLTQYNGNFTSPFRETLLFGKLTDAISDKSSAELSFSHRNETDVRDFGGNVGFQSAVDFRQNVSIGQLKYNYFSGPLLNEAKVDYSRFRRNPAPNTPGMPSRLIFYPNGEARIGSNLSTQDFIQKRLGLRDDVTYSGFQMAGEHIVKGGMSLDFVKYDIFKGNRNTPEFVYSNIENGVNYGFRSPFQLVYGTGDGNLNTSNNQLGVYLQDDWSPVPRLTFNVGVRWDYESHMLNRDYVTPQMVVDTLTRYNSQLITPLDLSRYISTGSNRKPFYGAVQPRLGFSYAVDKNSRTTVFGGWGIYYDRIPFDLYAVDEKLKLSHPEFTVRFAPKGVAPGAGQVAWSDTYLSADKATLDALVHSSGRPEAWLIDSEAKVPYSTQMNVGIRQLLGDFAISATYANVEGEDQMVLNWANVGVNPDGRCCRDFNIGAHGFSNFIYSTNDKKTWYDAIQVQVDRPYQRVSESSIGWGVGLAYTYANRSVQGVDGLNDDFAFPNALSIPKHPSNDEKQRVVANWITDLPYAFGIQFSGLLTLGGKYKMDIGCPKRFCGEGTTGNQWERGGFTVPGTFPYRNLDLRFRKDFPSFGRTTTAFGITLDLFNALNRDNFGCYKTGNRSDKDFGSPDCIVTDARRYQLGAELNF
- a CDS encoding LacI family DNA-binding transcriptional regulator, with protein sequence MATIKDVAREASVSVATVSRVFNDAAVVRAETARRIRDVATALRYAPHGGARSLITNRTNTLGVLLPDLFGEFFSELIHGIDLTARRSGYHILVSRSWEGRTETEEAMRAMRGRVDGVLLMSPDINADSLLNVPASLPVVLLCSASIGHDADSVIIQNSRGAREMVRHLISLGHRRIAIIKGAPGNYDAAERLRGYRTALREAGIAPERSLELDGDFTEAGGYAATLELLAAKPRPTAIFAANDSMAIGALSALRESGVRVPEDMAVAGFDDIPLARYMDPPLSSVRVPISDLGARAVEILLHAITHKNEHARQHVRVPTELVVRRSTGAPYAERPPPIRHVGKPR
- the pruA gene encoding L-glutamate gamma-semialdehyde dehydrogenase; the protein is MTASTHSPATSVVSGFNGNRRVPPPVNEPVKSYAPGSPERTALKDRLRSMSHEKPDVPCIIGGREARNGDVAQSVMPHDHHHVLADWHKATAADVDAAIAASREAQHDWANWSWEDRAAVFLKAAELLTTTWRATINSATMLGQSKTAFQAEIDAACELIDFWRFNPYYAQQLYDEQPLSDHSMWNQLDYRGLEGFVYAVTPFNFTSIAGNLPTAPALMGNTVIWKPASSATLSAYYLMKLLEEAGLPPGVINFVPGDAAMISDKLLAHRDLAGVHFTGSTGVFNSMWKTIGASMSNYRSYPRIVGETGGKDFIVAHPSADPIALSVAIARGGFEYQGQKCSAASRIYVPESIWPEVRDRTVAIMEEIRMGDPADFRNFMGAVIDRKAFDKIGEYITHGRANARIIAGGGAHGDDGYFIEPTLIETRDPAYKLLCEEIFGPVVTAHVYPDAKWEETLETVDRTSPYALTGAVFSRDRAAVRTASVALRNAAGNFYVNDKPTGAVVGQQPFGGARGSGTNDKAGSKLNLTRWVSARNIKETFSPPTDYRYPFMAEE